One genomic segment of Pelagerythrobacter marensis includes these proteins:
- a CDS encoding FAD-dependent monooxygenase, with the protein MNDTRDLLILGGGLVGMTLALAAARQGMSSHVVDRADPAELTAEGFDGRASAISTASWNLFTNIGLASALEPHGCPIETIAVADQLRPGRIDFRPQPHEGSLGRMFANRTLRLALFEAAAQEPLIAWHPKAEVVARERGEHAVSARLSDGQTLRAALMIGAEGRMSPTREDAALKVAKWQYGHRAIIAGLEHALPHDGVAWEIFYPAGPFALLPMRSTDGSHRSALVWTVDEKDAAGTLKLSDRAFRAEAEKRMGDIFGGVLAVGPRSSFPLGFHHTARITGERLALVGDAAHGIHPIAGQGLNLGLRDVGALVEVLAEGARLGLDPGDAQMLARYERWRGLDSFMVALATDGLTRLFGVPGRTASAVRRAGMAGVQRIPALKHWFMDEARGVSGDVPALMRG; encoded by the coding sequence ATGAACGACACCCGCGACCTGTTGATCCTGGGCGGTGGCCTGGTGGGCATGACCCTGGCTCTGGCGGCAGCGCGTCAGGGGATGTCGAGCCACGTGGTCGATCGCGCCGATCCGGCGGAGCTGACGGCGGAAGGGTTCGACGGTCGGGCGAGCGCGATTTCCACCGCAAGCTGGAACCTGTTCACCAATATCGGCCTGGCATCGGCGCTGGAACCGCACGGTTGCCCCATCGAAACCATTGCGGTCGCCGATCAGCTGCGGCCGGGCAGGATCGATTTCCGTCCCCAGCCGCACGAAGGATCGCTGGGCCGCATGTTCGCCAACCGCACCTTGCGCCTCGCCCTGTTCGAAGCGGCTGCGCAGGAACCGCTGATCGCCTGGCACCCGAAAGCGGAAGTGGTCGCGCGCGAGCGGGGCGAACACGCGGTTTCGGCCCGGCTATCGGATGGGCAGACGCTGCGGGCCGCGCTGATGATCGGGGCGGAAGGCCGGATGTCCCCGACGCGGGAGGATGCCGCGCTCAAGGTCGCAAAGTGGCAATACGGCCATCGCGCGATTATCGCGGGCCTCGAACATGCCCTGCCCCACGACGGCGTGGCATGGGAAATCTTCTATCCGGCCGGCCCTTTCGCACTGCTGCCCATGCGCAGCACCGACGGATCGCACCGGAGCGCGCTGGTCTGGACGGTGGACGAGAAGGATGCCGCCGGCACGCTGAAGCTGTCGGACCGCGCCTTCCGCGCCGAGGCGGAGAAGCGGATGGGCGACATCTTCGGCGGCGTGCTGGCGGTCGGCCCGCGCTCTTCCTTCCCGCTCGGTTTCCATCACACCGCGCGAATAACCGGCGAACGTCTGGCCCTGGTGGGCGACGCCGCCCACGGCATCCACCCGATTGCCGGCCAGGGGCTCAACCTCGGCCTGCGCGATGTTGGCGCGCTGGTGGAAGTGCTGGCCGAAGGGGCGCGGCTCGGCCTCGATCCAGGCGATGCGCAAATGCTGGCGCGATACGAACGCTGGCGCGGGCTCGATTCGTTCATGGTCGCACTGGCGACCGATGGCCTCACCCGGCTGTTCGGCGTTCCCGGTCGAACGGCGTCCGCCGTCAGGCGGGCTGGAATGGCGGGCGTTCAACGGATTCCAGCGCTGAAGCACTGGTTTATGGACGAGGCACGCGGCGTATCCGGCGACGTGCCGGCGCTCATGCGCGGATAA
- a CDS encoding uroporphyrinogen-III synthase, whose protein sequence is MSLPIIVVRPEPGLSATLEAAEAIGLRTRGHPLAAVAPLKWDAPGDADFDALLLGSANAVRHAGPALTRWQGRPAHVVAEATASAAREAGLRVETVGEGGLQPLVETLRPHAPIRLLRLAGERHRPLSPPRGVAIETRIVYRVDYRQLPPDLAQRLRHGALVLLHSGEAARHFAQECDRCGVGRGGVAIAALAPRIADLAGPGWREVRCAPQPTDAALLALARDMCH, encoded by the coding sequence ATGAGCCTGCCGATCATCGTTGTCCGGCCCGAGCCGGGCTTGTCGGCGACCCTCGAGGCGGCAGAGGCGATAGGACTTCGCACCCGGGGGCATCCGCTGGCGGCCGTTGCTCCCTTGAAGTGGGATGCGCCCGGCGATGCCGATTTCGATGCATTGCTGCTCGGTAGCGCCAATGCAGTGCGCCATGCCGGGCCGGCGCTGACCCGGTGGCAGGGCCGCCCGGCGCATGTCGTGGCGGAAGCGACGGCCAGCGCGGCACGCGAAGCCGGATTGCGGGTGGAAACGGTGGGCGAAGGCGGCCTGCAACCGCTCGTCGAAACCTTGCGGCCTCATGCGCCGATCCGTCTCCTGCGCCTCGCCGGGGAACGCCATCGCCCCCTGTCGCCCCCGAGGGGCGTCGCCATCGAAACGCGCATCGTCTATCGCGTGGATTACCGCCAGCTTCCGCCCGATCTTGCCCAACGTCTTCGTCATGGGGCGCTGGTATTGCTGCATTCGGGCGAGGCTGCGCGCCATTTCGCCCAGGAATGCGACCGGTGCGGCGTGGGGCGGGGGGGAGTCGCCATCGCGGCCCTCGCGCCGCGAATCGCCGACCTTGCCGGGCCGGGCTGGCGCGAAGTGCGCTGCGCCCCTCAGCCCACCGATGCGGCCTTGCTGGCATTGGCGCGCGACATGTGCCATTGA
- the hemC gene encoding hydroxymethylbilane synthase — translation MIEPPKLRLGTRQSPLAMAQAREARTRLCAAHGWPESAIELVPVRASGDKVQDRPLAEIGGKALWTKELDQWLGEGHIDGAVHSMKDVETLRPDGLAIAAILPRADVRDVLIGAVSVSEIPRGARVGTSAPRRAAQMLYHRPDCEIVTFRGNVATRLARLAAGEAEVTLLAAAGLGRLGENGVGTPLDPDDWIPAPAQGAIGIECRADDARAHALIAAIDDGFSRASVMAERALLASLGGTCHSPVAALSIREGDAIRLRAILFSPDGNERVEGDCRVVPGDGAAPAALAADLLARATAGISAHFVGPA, via the coding sequence ATGATCGAACCGCCAAAGCTTCGCCTCGGAACCCGTCAATCGCCGCTTGCAATGGCTCAGGCGCGCGAGGCGCGGACGCGGCTGTGCGCCGCGCACGGGTGGCCCGAAAGCGCGATCGAACTGGTGCCGGTACGCGCCAGTGGCGACAAGGTGCAGGATCGCCCCCTGGCCGAAATCGGTGGCAAGGCGCTGTGGACCAAGGAACTCGATCAGTGGCTTGGCGAAGGGCATATCGACGGCGCAGTCCATTCGATGAAGGATGTGGAGACGCTGCGGCCGGATGGTCTGGCGATCGCGGCCATCCTGCCGCGCGCCGATGTGCGCGACGTTTTGATCGGTGCGGTCAGCGTGTCGGAAATTCCGCGCGGGGCGCGGGTGGGAACCAGCGCACCGCGCCGTGCGGCGCAGATGCTCTATCACCGGCCCGATTGCGAGATCGTGACCTTTCGCGGCAATGTCGCCACGCGACTGGCCAGGCTCGCTGCGGGGGAGGCGGAGGTGACCCTGCTCGCCGCGGCGGGGCTTGGGCGGCTGGGCGAAAACGGGGTGGGGACCCCGCTCGATCCCGATGACTGGATTCCCGCGCCAGCGCAGGGCGCGATCGGTATCGAATGCCGGGCAGACGATGCCCGCGCACACGCGCTGATCGCAGCAATCGACGACGGATTCTCGCGCGCCAGCGTCATGGCCGAACGCGCGCTTCTGGCCAGTCTGGGCGGGACTTGCCACAGTCCGGTGGCGGCGCTGTCGATCCGCGAGGGCGATGCCATTCGTCTGCGCGCGATATTGTTCAGTCCCGATGGCAACGAGCGGGTGGAGGGCGACTGCCGCGTTGTCCCCGGGGATGGCGCGGCCCCCGCAGCGCTCGCCGCCGACCTGCTGGCCCGGGCCACAGCGGGCATCTCGGCGCATTTCGTCGGCCCGGCATGA
- the tsaD gene encoding tRNA (adenosine(37)-N6)-threonylcarbamoyltransferase complex transferase subunit TsaD → MGIVLGIESSCDETAAALVTTDRRIVAQRIASQDAEHAPYGGVVPEIAARAHAERLAPMIAAVMEEAGQDLSDLDAIAATAGPGLIGGVMVGLVSAKALAMAGDVPLIAVNHLEGHALSPRLADADLAFPYALLLVSGGHCQILRVEGVGQYRRLATTIDDALGEAFDKTAKILGLGFPGGPAVERLAREGDPGAVPLPRPLVGSGEPHFSFAGLKSAVLRAKESGRHRDADIAASFQQAALDCVVDRLAVAFEGIAPVPALVVAGGVAANQAIRGALESFAAERGLRFVAPPLPLCTDNAAMIAWAGCERLGQSDPLDIAARPRWPLDPDAEPVRGAGYKA, encoded by the coding sequence ATGGGGATCGTGCTTGGCATCGAATCGAGCTGCGACGAGACTGCAGCCGCCCTCGTCACCACCGACAGGCGGATCGTGGCGCAGCGCATCGCGTCGCAGGATGCGGAACACGCGCCCTATGGGGGCGTGGTGCCGGAAATCGCCGCGCGCGCCCATGCGGAACGGCTGGCCCCGATGATCGCCGCAGTGATGGAAGAAGCCGGGCAGGACCTTTCCGATCTCGATGCGATCGCCGCCACCGCCGGCCCCGGCCTGATCGGTGGGGTAATGGTCGGGCTGGTCAGCGCCAAGGCACTGGCAATGGCCGGCGACGTGCCGCTGATCGCGGTGAATCACCTGGAAGGGCACGCCCTGTCGCCGCGCCTGGCCGATGCCGACCTTGCCTTCCCTTACGCGCTCCTGCTCGTTTCCGGCGGGCACTGCCAGATCCTGCGGGTCGAAGGGGTGGGGCAGTATCGGCGGCTGGCGACGACGATCGACGATGCGCTGGGCGAAGCGTTCGACAAGACGGCAAAAATTCTCGGCCTCGGCTTCCCCGGCGGCCCGGCGGTGGAGCGGCTGGCGCGCGAAGGCGATCCGGGCGCCGTGCCCCTGCCCCGTCCGCTGGTCGGTAGCGGAGAACCGCATTTCAGCTTCGCCGGGCTCAAGAGCGCAGTCCTGCGCGCGAAGGAAAGCGGGCGCCACCGCGATGCGGACATTGCCGCCAGTTTCCAGCAGGCGGCCCTCGATTGCGTCGTCGACCGGCTGGCCGTGGCGTTCGAGGGAATCGCGCCGGTCCCTGCACTGGTGGTCGCCGGAGGGGTCGCCGCCAATCAGGCGATTCGCGGCGCGCTGGAAAGTTTCGCCGCCGAACGCGGCCTGCGCTTCGTGGCTCCGCCGCTGCCGCTGTGCACCGACAATGCGGCGATGATCGCATGGGCCGGCTGCGAACGGCTGGGCCAGTCCGATCCTCTCGACATAGCGGCACGGCCGCGCTGGCCGCTCGATCCCGATGCGGAACCGGTCCGCGGCGCGGGGTACAAGGCATGA
- a CDS encoding NAD(P)H-dependent glycerol-3-phosphate dehydrogenase, with product MTATGKAPIGVIGAGAWGTALAQMLASDGREVRLWALEPELVERINADHRNPVYLPSAELAPTIRATSTLGDLGDCATILAVTPAQHLGKVLGGLRAAPRDLVLCSKGIEAGSGRLMNAVVTEAAPDSEVAVLSGPTFAHEVAAGLPTAVTLACGGGEDQWDRLAPAIARPSFRPYYSDDVVGAEIGGSVKNVLAIACGVVDGLGLGQNARAALIARGYAEMLRFGEALGARPETLAGLCGLGDLVLTCSSTSSRNFSLGKALGEGQSAQSLMADRRTVAEGAHTAPVLTELAMRHGIAMPIVAAVYRLLGGAPAREIVSELLARPLRSEQDEPGAQDSPA from the coding sequence ATGACCGCAACCGGTAAGGCACCGATTGGCGTGATCGGCGCAGGGGCCTGGGGCACCGCGCTTGCGCAAATGCTCGCTTCGGATGGGCGCGAGGTACGCCTGTGGGCGCTCGAGCCCGAACTTGTCGAGCGGATCAACGCCGATCACCGCAATCCGGTCTATCTGCCGTCGGCCGAACTCGCGCCGACGATCCGCGCGACCTCCACGCTCGGCGACCTGGGCGATTGCGCCACCATTCTGGCCGTCACGCCGGCCCAGCATCTCGGCAAAGTGCTGGGCGGCCTGCGCGCCGCGCCGCGCGATCTGGTGCTGTGCAGCAAGGGGATCGAGGCAGGCAGCGGGCGCCTGATGAATGCAGTGGTGACAGAAGCAGCACCCGACAGCGAAGTCGCCGTGCTTTCCGGCCCGACTTTCGCGCACGAGGTGGCAGCCGGCCTGCCGACCGCCGTGACGCTGGCCTGTGGCGGCGGGGAAGATCAGTGGGACCGGCTCGCCCCTGCCATCGCCCGCCCTTCGTTTCGGCCTTATTATTCGGATGACGTCGTCGGCGCGGAAATCGGCGGTTCGGTCAAGAACGTGCTCGCCATCGCCTGCGGTGTGGTCGACGGCCTCGGCCTGGGGCAGAACGCCCGCGCCGCGCTGATCGCGCGCGGCTATGCCGAAATGCTGCGGTTCGGGGAAGCGCTGGGCGCACGGCCCGAAACGCTTGCCGGATTGTGCGGGCTGGGCGATCTCGTGCTCACCTGCTCATCGACCTCCAGCCGCAATTTCTCGCTCGGGAAAGCGCTGGGCGAAGGGCAGTCCGCGCAGAGCCTGATGGCCGACCGGCGCACCGTGGCAGAAGGAGCCCATACCGCGCCCGTGCTGACCGAGCTGGCCATGCGCCACGGCATCGCCATGCCGATCGTCGCCGCCGTCTATCGCTTGCTGGGTGGTGCGCCCGCGCGCGAAATCGTCAGCGAACTGCTGGCCCGCCCGCTGCGGTCGGAACAGGATGAACCCGGCGCGCAGGATTCCCCTGCGTGA
- a CDS encoding lipopolysaccharide biosynthesis protein produces MSETAQQGDIAALAKGGRTNFFGFLLRLAARLPFLFIAGRLYGAEELGRFASALVVVELLALVCSMGEKRGLAQRLSEGEDVRPANLVFDGLLLALLLSCAAAVFLWFVPAPMFPAGEYGTLDKLLVTAIPAYALTEILLAAQAYRYDIATTVRARAIVEPWTISIMAGVFFYLIPRSGLSLAYIASIYAGLAAAAWPFLRTYGLPRNWRPNLPDMWRMSTRAFPLATADAIEWGTRRLDIFILGLFAAPAAVGIYYVAQQVASLPQKLKTSFEPILGPVITRNLKENNFPAIAKQVCQVGFWIVAAQAGIALALGVPGEAVMGLVGPNFVGGTGALSFLLAAEVVAATAVVSEAALVYVARKRNLAISLATIAFQGVLTVAAIMVVERMELGEPYKAAAAAISLMIALGVASLAKAWLLSRILGERVNNWRWALVWAAVPAIAVGYLATRMPEWAELIFGIPLILLMYGWVIWRKGFGPEDRVLFRRNVGSDDEPPTA; encoded by the coding sequence GTGAGCGAAACCGCGCAACAGGGGGATATCGCCGCGCTGGCGAAAGGCGGCCGGACGAATTTCTTCGGTTTCCTGCTGCGGCTGGCCGCGCGGCTGCCGTTTCTGTTCATTGCCGGCCGCCTTTATGGCGCGGAAGAACTTGGGCGGTTCGCATCAGCGCTGGTGGTGGTGGAACTGCTCGCGCTGGTCTGTTCGATGGGCGAGAAGCGCGGGCTGGCGCAGCGCCTGTCCGAAGGCGAGGACGTGCGCCCCGCCAATCTGGTGTTCGACGGGCTGCTGCTCGCGCTGCTGCTGTCCTGCGCGGCGGCGGTGTTCCTGTGGTTCGTGCCCGCGCCGATGTTCCCGGCTGGTGAATACGGCACGCTGGACAAATTGCTGGTCACCGCGATCCCGGCATATGCGCTGACCGAAATCCTCCTCGCGGCCCAGGCCTACCGCTACGACATTGCGACGACGGTGCGCGCACGCGCGATTGTGGAGCCGTGGACGATCTCGATCATGGCCGGCGTCTTTTTCTACCTGATCCCGCGCTCGGGCCTGTCGCTTGCCTATATCGCCTCGATCTATGCCGGGCTGGCGGCCGCGGCCTGGCCGTTCCTGCGGACATACGGGCTGCCCCGCAACTGGCGCCCCAACCTGCCCGACATGTGGCGCATGTCGACCCGCGCCTTCCCGCTTGCGACAGCCGATGCGATCGAATGGGGCACGCGCCGGCTGGACATCTTCATTCTGGGCCTGTTCGCCGCGCCCGCCGCGGTCGGCATCTATTACGTCGCGCAACAGGTCGCGAGCCTGCCGCAGAAGCTGAAGACCAGCTTCGAACCGATCCTGGGCCCGGTGATCACGCGCAATCTGAAGGAAAACAATTTCCCGGCGATCGCGAAGCAGGTCTGCCAGGTCGGCTTCTGGATCGTGGCCGCCCAGGCCGGGATTGCGCTGGCGCTGGGCGTTCCGGGCGAAGCGGTGATGGGCCTGGTCGGCCCCAATTTCGTGGGCGGGACCGGCGCGCTTTCATTCCTGCTCGCCGCCGAAGTCGTGGCCGCAACCGCCGTCGTGTCGGAGGCCGCGCTGGTCTACGTCGCGCGCAAACGCAATCTCGCCATCTCGCTGGCGACCATCGCCTTCCAGGGCGTTCTGACGGTTGCGGCGATCATGGTGGTCGAACGGATGGAGCTGGGCGAGCCGTACAAGGCGGCCGCCGCGGCGATTTCGCTGATGATTGCCCTTGGCGTTGCCTCGCTCGCCAAGGCATGGCTGCTGTCGCGCATTCTGGGCGAGCGGGTGAACAACTGGCGCTGGGCGCTGGTCTGGGCGGCGGTGCCGGCCATCGCGGTGGGTTACCTGGCGACCCGTATGCCCGAATGGGCCGAGCTGATTTTCGGCATCCCGCTGATCCTGCTGATGTATGGCTGGGTCATATGGCGCAAGGGCTTCGGACCCGAAGATCGCGTGCTGTTTCGCCGCAACGTCGGCAGCGACGACGAACCGCCAACCGCATAG
- a CDS encoding OmpA family protein, with product MPLRPTIAIVAGALVTAALALIGATMSAQDIQSDLERRTAETIERTGGTGVRAHFTSPSGWASRHPLLESDGSLDEGKRAEVARAIAAIPGVGGVRWADGEARAQVAGIEYTPMHCQEDVDALLRARTVRFEQSRSAIDRSSQQLLDEVAAALRPCLGSIIAITGHTDSSGTEPGNLALSRERAEAVRQALIARGIPGDGLRARGFGSSEPVEGLAPADPANRRIEFSVIATEPLEIAPVDVPGAR from the coding sequence ATGCCCCTGCGTCCGACCATAGCCATCGTTGCCGGAGCGCTCGTCACGGCGGCGCTCGCGCTTATCGGCGCCACGATGTCGGCGCAGGATATCCAGTCCGATCTGGAACGTCGCACTGCCGAAACGATAGAGCGCACCGGTGGGACAGGCGTGCGCGCGCATTTCACCTCCCCTTCCGGCTGGGCGTCGCGCCATCCGCTTCTGGAAAGCGACGGCAGCCTGGACGAAGGCAAGCGCGCCGAAGTCGCCCGCGCGATCGCGGCGATCCCCGGTGTCGGGGGCGTGCGCTGGGCGGATGGGGAGGCCCGTGCGCAAGTCGCGGGCATCGAATATACGCCGATGCATTGCCAAGAAGACGTGGACGCCCTGCTCCGCGCCCGGACGGTCCGCTTCGAACAGTCGCGCAGCGCGATCGACCGGTCGAGCCAGCAGTTGCTCGACGAAGTGGCTGCCGCGCTGCGCCCCTGTCTCGGCAGCATTATCGCGATTACCGGCCACACCGACAGTTCGGGGACCGAGCCCGGCAATCTGGCGCTTTCGCGCGAACGGGCCGAAGCCGTCCGTCAGGCCCTGATCGCGCGCGGCATCCCCGGCGATGGGCTGCGCGCACGGGGCTTCGGCTCCAGCGAGCCGGTGGAGGGCCTGGCCCCCGCCGACCCGGCCAATCGCAGGATCGAATTTTCGGTGATCGCGACCGAGCCGCTGGAAATTGCGCCTGTCGATGTTCCGGGGGCACGCTGA
- a CDS encoding response regulator, producing MSDHLRILVAEDEFIVAFDLCDTVKEAGFEVEGPHSEISTAMLAVQKARPDLAILDVRLEDGDSFRLAEALMAEDVPVIFHSGQFSPDEVRQRYPTAIACAKPCPPNLMLEKVQQALSTTH from the coding sequence ATGTCCGATCATCTTCGTATTCTCGTCGCCGAAGACGAGTTCATCGTGGCTTTCGATTTATGCGATACGGTCAAGGAGGCCGGATTCGAAGTCGAAGGCCCGCATTCGGAAATTTCCACCGCAATGCTCGCCGTCCAGAAGGCGCGCCCCGATCTCGCCATTCTGGATGTTCGCCTGGAAGACGGCGACAGTTTCAGGCTGGCCGAAGCGCTCATGGCGGAAGACGTGCCGGTCATCTTTCACTCCGGCCAGTTCAGCCCGGATGAAGTGCGCCAGCGCTATCCGACCGCGATTGCCTGCGCCAAGCCATGCCCGCCCAACCTGATGCTGGAAAAGGTTCAGCAGGCGCTTTCGACGACCCACTAG
- a CDS encoding acyl-CoA dehydrogenase gives MVPFNWQDPFDLDGQLTEDERMIRDAARGFAQGELQPRVQQAFRDEADAPELFPLMGRAGLLGATIPEEFGGAGAGYVAYGLIAREIERVDSGYRSMASVQSSLVMYPIHAYGSQEQRQKYLPGLASGELIGCFGLTEPDAGSDPGAMKTYAKKDGDGYSLSGSKTWISNAPFADVFVVWAKSEAHGGAIRGFVLEKGMAGLSAPKIEGKLSLRASTTGMIVMDEVKVGADALLPEVQGLKGPFGCLNRARYGISWGAMGSAEFCLEAARQYGLDRQQFGVPLASKQLYQLKLANMTSEIALGLQASLRVGRLMDEGRFAPEMISVVKRNNVGKALDIARAARDMHGGNGISDEYQVIRHMVNLETVNTYEGTHDVHALILGRAITGIAAF, from the coding sequence ATGGTGCCGTTCAACTGGCAGGACCCGTTCGATCTGGATGGGCAGCTGACCGAAGACGAACGAATGATCCGCGATGCCGCGCGCGGCTTTGCGCAGGGCGAGCTTCAGCCGCGCGTGCAGCAGGCGTTCCGCGACGAAGCCGACGCGCCCGAACTGTTCCCCCTGATGGGCCGCGCCGGACTGCTCGGCGCCACGATACCGGAGGAATTCGGCGGCGCCGGTGCCGGCTACGTCGCCTATGGCCTGATCGCGCGCGAGATCGAGCGGGTCGATTCGGGTTACCGGTCGATGGCCTCGGTCCAGTCCAGCCTCGTCATGTATCCGATCCACGCTTACGGCTCGCAGGAACAGCGGCAGAAGTACCTGCCCGGCCTCGCCAGCGGCGAGCTGATCGGATGTTTCGGCCTGACCGAGCCCGACGCCGGTTCCGACCCGGGCGCGATGAAGACTTACGCGAAGAAGGATGGCGACGGCTATTCGCTGTCCGGTTCCAAGACCTGGATTTCGAACGCCCCCTTCGCCGATGTCTTCGTCGTCTGGGCGAAGAGCGAGGCGCACGGCGGCGCGATCCGCGGCTTCGTGCTGGAAAAGGGCATGGCCGGCCTCTCGGCACCGAAGATTGAAGGCAAGCTGAGCCTGCGCGCTTCCACCACCGGCATGATCGTGATGGACGAAGTCAAGGTTGGCGCCGATGCCCTCTTGCCCGAGGTGCAGGGATTGAAGGGCCCGTTCGGCTGTCTCAACCGCGCGCGCTACGGCATTTCGTGGGGCGCGATGGGTTCGGCCGAATTCTGCCTGGAGGCAGCGCGCCAGTATGGCCTTGATCGGCAGCAGTTTGGCGTACCGCTTGCCTCCAAGCAGCTTTATCAGCTCAAACTGGCCAACATGACCAGCGAGATCGCCCTCGGCCTCCAGGCCAGCCTGCGCGTTGGCCGCCTGATGGACGAAGGGCGGTTCGCGCCCGAAATGATCTCGGTCGTGAAGCGCAACAATGTGGGCAAGGCGCTCGACATCGCCCGCGCCGCGCGCGACATGCACGGCGGCAACGGCATTTCCGATGAATATCAGGTAATCCGCCACATGGTGAACCTCGAAACGGTCAATACTTACGAGGGCACGCACGATGTCCACGCGCTGATCCTGGGGCGGGCGATCACGGGGATCGCGGCGTTCTGA
- the maiA gene encoding maleylacetoacetate isomerase, with the protein MKLHGYYRSSTSYRLRIALNLKRLDYEYVPVNLLAGEQASEAFAARNPFASVPLLEADGRDRAQSMAQLEWLDEAYPQHPLLPTDPEQRFTVRELAYAIATETHAPNNLQVLKYLKANFGASQDQVDTWYRHWLSRTFVPVEARLEQLGTGDFLFDSPGLFEVVLLPQLYNARRFSLDLSAMPRIERIETACLALEPFQRAHPDNQPDNPEKGQDT; encoded by the coding sequence ATGAAGCTCCACGGATACTATCGCAGCTCGACCAGCTATCGCCTGCGCATCGCGCTGAACCTGAAGCGGCTGGATTACGAGTACGTCCCGGTGAACCTGCTCGCCGGGGAACAGGCGAGCGAGGCCTTCGCCGCTCGCAATCCTTTCGCTAGCGTGCCCCTGCTGGAGGCGGACGGGCGCGACCGGGCGCAGTCGATGGCGCAGCTGGAATGGCTGGACGAAGCCTATCCGCAGCATCCGCTGCTGCCGACCGATCCCGAACAGCGTTTCACCGTGCGCGAACTGGCCTATGCCATCGCGACCGAAACCCACGCGCCCAACAATCTTCAGGTTCTGAAGTATCTGAAGGCCAATTTCGGCGCTTCGCAGGATCAGGTCGATACCTGGTACCGCCACTGGCTGTCGCGCACGTTCGTGCCGGTGGAGGCGCGACTGGAGCAGCTGGGCACCGGGGACTTCCTGTTCGACAGTCCCGGCCTGTTCGAAGTCGTCCTGCTGCCACAGCTTTATAACGCGCGCCGTTTCTCGCTCGACCTGTCGGCCATGCCGCGGATCGAGCGGATCGAGACGGCCTGCCTCGCGCTCGAACCTTTCCAGCGCGCCCACCCCGACAACCAGCCGGACAACCCGGAAAAAGGACAGGACACATGA
- a CDS encoding fumarylacetoacetate hydrolase family protein translates to MKLASLNDGTRDGKLIVVSRDITRYCAADNIAPTMQYALDNWAEVAPKLEVLYRDVEHETVPCERFHEREAHSPLPRAYQWADGSAYINHVELVRKARGAEVPESFYHDPLMYQGGSDDFLPPRADIPLKDTAWGCDMEGEIACIVDDVPMGVSAEDAAGHIKLLMLVNDVSLRGLIPGELAKGFGFFQSKPATAFSPVAVTPDELGDAWRGNVVHHPLMVDYNGQPFGRANAGQDATFSLAELVAHAARTRNLGAGAIIGSGTVSNQGPEGDPGKPVAEGGAGYSCIAEIRMIETIAQGEAKTRFMAPGDTVAIWMEDEAGHSIFGKIEQEVVQA, encoded by the coding sequence ATGAAGCTCGCAAGCCTCAACGACGGAACCCGCGACGGCAAGCTGATCGTCGTCTCGCGCGATATCACCCGCTACTGCGCGGCCGACAATATCGCGCCCACGATGCAGTATGCGCTCGATAACTGGGCCGAAGTCGCCCCCAAGCTGGAAGTGCTCTACCGCGATGTCGAGCACGAGACGGTGCCGTGCGAGCGGTTCCACGAGCGCGAGGCACATTCGCCGCTGCCGCGCGCCTATCAGTGGGCCGATGGCTCGGCCTACATCAATCACGTGGAACTGGTGCGCAAGGCGCGCGGGGCCGAAGTGCCCGAGAGCTTCTATCACGATCCGCTGATGTATCAGGGCGGCTCGGACGACTTCCTGCCCCCGCGGGCGGACATCCCGCTGAAGGACACCGCCTGGGGCTGCGACATGGAAGGCGAGATCGCCTGCATCGTCGACGATGTGCCGATGGGCGTTTCGGCAGAAGACGCGGCGGGGCACATCAAGCTGCTGATGCTGGTCAACGACGTGTCGCTGCGCGGCCTGATCCCCGGCGAGCTGGCCAAGGGCTTCGGTTTCTTCCAGTCCAAGCCGGCCACGGCCTTCAGCCCGGTGGCGGTGACGCCGGACGAGCTTGGCGATGCCTGGCGCGGCAACGTGGTCCATCACCCGCTGATGGTCGATTACAACGGCCAGCCGTTCGGCCGCGCGAATGCCGGGCAGGACGCGACCTTCAGTCTGGCCGAACTGGTCGCCCATGCGGCCAGGACGCGCAACCTGGGCGCAGGCGCAATCATCGGATCGGGCACGGTGTCCAACCAGGGGCCCGAAGGCGATCCCGGCAAGCCGGTGGCCGAAGGCGGGGCCGGCTATTCGTGCATTGCCGAAATCCGGATGATCGAAACGATCGCCCAGGGCGAAGCGAAAACCCGCTTCATGGCACCGGGCGACACAGTGGCGATCTGGATGGAAGACGAGGCCGGGCATTCGATCTTCGGCAAGATCGAACAGGAAGTGGTTCAGGCCTGA